A genome region from Heteronotia binoei isolate CCM8104 ecotype False Entrance Well chromosome 19, APGP_CSIRO_Hbin_v1, whole genome shotgun sequence includes the following:
- the ARRDC4 gene encoding arrestin domain-containing protein 4 isoform X2: MVGCWFFTSGPVSLSAKIERKGYCNGEAIPIYAEIENCSSRLIVPKAAIFQTQTYLASGKTKTVRQMVANVRGNHVASGSTDTWNGKTLKIPPVTPSILDCCIIRVEYSLAVYIHIPGAKKLMLELPLVIGTIPCTTFSSRNSSLASQFGMDMSWLALTMPEHPEAPPNYADVVSEEEFSRHVPAYPQRIDCEEQLCCPVFAYIQEFRFQPPPLYSEVDPHPVEVEDRQPVSFLI; the protein is encoded by the exons ATGGTCGGCTGCTGGTTTTTCACTTCTGGCCCAGTCTCTCTGAGTGCCAAAATCGAGAGGAAGGGATATTGCAACG GTGAAGCAATACCAATTTATGCTGAAATTGAGAACTGTTCCTCCCGTTTAATCGTtccaaaagctgccattttccaaACACAGACTTACCTGGCGAGCGGCAAAACAAAGACTGTCCGCCAGATGGTTGCCAACGTGCGGGGGAATCATGTTGCCTCCGGGAGCACAGATACCTGGAATGGGAAAACACTGAAGATTCCACCTGTCACCCCTTCGATCCTCGACTGCTGCATTATCAGAGTTGAATATTCCTTAGCC GTGTACATTCATATTCCTGGTGCTAAGAAGCTGATGCTCGAGCTGCCGCTGGTGATCGGCACAATTCCATGCACAACCTTTTCCAGCCGGAACTCCAGCCTCGCCAGCCAGTTTGGGATGGACATGAGCTGGCTGGCGTTGACGATGCCCGAACATCCAGAAG CACCACCCAATTATGCCGATGTTGTATCGGAGGAAGAGTTCTCAAGGCACGTCCCTGCTTACCCACAGAGAATCGACTGTGAAGAACAGCTGTGTTGCCCTGTGTTTGCCTACATACAGGAGTTTCGGTTTCAGCCCCCTCCTCTATATTCTGAG GTGGACCCGCATCCCGTAGAAGTAGAAGACAGGCAGCCGGTTTCGTTCCTGATTTAA